A DNA window from Bos indicus x Bos taurus breed Angus x Brahman F1 hybrid chromosome 16, Bos_hybrid_MaternalHap_v2.0, whole genome shotgun sequence contains the following coding sequences:
- the LOC113907083 gene encoding lymphotactin-like, with translation MKLLILTCLVICSLAAYTVEGVGSEVLEKSICVSLTTQRLPIKNIKTYTIKEGSMKAVIFITRRGLKVCADPHVDWVKKAVRTIDRSTRRNVSQSKPTQAQQSPNTAVTLTG, from the exons ATGAAACTTCTCATCCTGACCTGCCTGGTGATCTGCAGTCTCGCTGCATACACTGTGGAAG GTGTGGGGAGTGAAGTTCTAGAAAAGAGCATCTGTGTGAGTCTGACTACACAGCGACTGCCAATTAAAAACATCAAGACCTACACCATCAAGGAGGGCTCCATGAAAGCAGTGAT ATTCATTACCAGACGTGGCCTTAAAGTCTGTGCTGATCCCCACGTTGACTGGGTGAAAAAAGCCGTCCGAACAATAGACAGGTCCACCAGGAGAAATGTGAGCCAGAGCAAGCCTACACAAGCCCAGCAATCCCCCAATACAGCTGTGACCCTGACTGGGTAG